The following proteins are encoded in a genomic region of Drosophila bipectinata strain 14024-0381.07 chromosome XL, DbipHiC1v2, whole genome shotgun sequence:
- the LOC108124138 gene encoding protein YIPF1: METPTADDLLQFRDYSGGAPAQINVNSPTHATGGGSGSGSGGAGASGGLGGNSNAQRQRGDPLADLIYDMSTSAQTLAGGGVPNAQNASLDGSGAGGGGGKLSFLTIEYYQQFFNVDTYMVLERIVNSMIPKRAAGNYLRMNIGENPDLYGPFWITVTLIFSIAISGNIASYLQQANDKYTWHYNFHLVSYAATCIFLYANILPAILWALFKYSLKPVDASDAVETDSASYTPSLLSLMCIYGYSLAIYIPVSILWVINISVLQWLLVITAALLSGTVLIAVLTPALRNSQFSLFLIIGILSAHFVLAAGFLLYFFHSPEPKVEGSHGYLPIPSAPPAAALKAVTDAAVNAGVVAGNQTH, from the exons ATGGAGACACCCACGGCCGACGATCTGTTGCAGTTTCGCGACTATAGCGGCGGAGCACCGGCCCAAATCAATGTGAACTCGCCAACACACGCCACCGGTGGAGGATCGGGATCTGGATCGGGTGGAGCAGGTGCCAGTGGAGGATTAGGCGGCAATTCAAACGCCCAGCGCCAGCGCGGCGATCCGCTGGCGGATCTTATCTACGACATGAGCACTTCAGCCCAGACCTTGGCCGGCGGAGGAGTGCCAAATGCGCAGAATGCATCACTGGACGGTTCGGGAGCGGGCGGCGGAGGCGGCAAGTTATCTTTCCTGACCATCGAGTATTATCAGCAGTTCTTCAACGTGGATACCTACATGGTGCTGGAGCGCATCGTTAACTCGATGATCCCGAAAAGGGCGGCTGGCAACTATCTGCGGATGAACATTGGCGAGAATCCAGACTTGTACGGACCATTCTGGATCACCGTCACCCTG ATCTTCTCTATTGCCATAAGTGGAAACATTGCCAGTTACTTGCAGCAGGCCAACGATAAGTACACCTGGCACTACAACTTCCACCTGGTCTCCTATGCGGCCACCTGCATCTTCTTGTACGCCAACATCCTGCCGGCTATACTCTGGGCCCTGTTCAAGTACAGCCTAAAGCCCGTGGATGCTTCGGATGCCGTTGAAACGGACAGC GCCAGCTACACCCCGAGTCTCCTCTCACTGATGTGCATCTACGGCTACAGTCTGGCCATCTACATACCCGTTTCTATTCTCTGGGTGATTAAT ATCTCGGTGCTCCAGTGGCTCCTGGTTATCACCGCCGCCCTGCTCTCGGGCACTGTTCTGATTGCCGTTCTGACGCCCGCCTTGCGGAACTCCCAGTTCTCGCTGTTCCTCATCATTGGAATCCTGAGTGCCCACTTTGTCCTGGCCGCCGGCTTTCTGCTTTACTTCTTCCACAGCCCGGAGCCCAAAGTGGAGGGGTCCCATGGATATCTCCCGATTCCCTCTGCGCCACCAGCGGCTGCTCTCAAGGCCGTTACCGATGCGGCGGTCAATGCTGGCGTTGTGGCCGGTAACCAGACCCACTAG
- the Brms1 gene encoding breast cancer metastasis-suppressor 1-like protein-A produces MPVKNGESDGEGDVSGAESEHSNSSQAHDTSDEEEANECDSDDSSELDANEIERRRAEHMEDLMSLERQFNQLREQYYFERINLIDRQLQEVRSGRSEEFVHPQKELDKVYRTRIEVADVLRRFRLQNIEHKFLSEEQAAVQHFESEKHMAVDFLREELVERIRRLEEDRHNVDISWADWGTDKRQSKVRGPGRKKAVTVTGPYVVYMLRDEDIMEDWTIIRKALKRSSSTAAAATATAPATAGVPGVSLSGLPPMAGASG; encoded by the exons ATGCCGGTGAAGAATGGTGAATCCGATGGCGAGGGCGATGTTTCTGGAGCGGAATCGGAGCACTCGAACTCCAGCCAGGCACACGACACCTCAGACGAAGAGGAGGCCAACGAATGCGACTCCGATGACTCCTCCGAGCTAGACGCCAACGAAATTGAGCGCCGGCGGGCGGAGCACATGGAGGATTTGA TGAGCCTGGAGCGGCAGTTTAACCAGCTGCGGGAACAGTACTACTTCGAACGCATCAATCTCATCGATCGCCAGCTGCAGGAGGTGCGTTCGGGCCGCTCCGAGGAGTTCGTTCATCCTCAGAAGGAGCTGGACAAGGTCTATCGCACCCGCATCGAGGTGGCCGATGTGCTGCGTCGATTCCGCTTGCAGAACATCGAGCACAAGTTCCTCTCCGAGGAGCAAGCAGCCGTACAGCACTTTGAG AGCGAGAAGCACATGGCAGTGGATTTCCTGCGCGAGGAGCTGGTGGAGCGTATACGTCGCCTGGAGGAGGACCGGCACAACGTGGACATCTCCTGGGCCGACTGGGGCACCGACAAGCGCCAGAGCAAGGTGCGCGGTCCGGGACGCAAGAAGGCCGTTACCGTAACAGGGCCATATGTGGTGTATATGCTACGCGACGAGGACATTATGGAGGACTGGACGATCATACGCAAGGCCCTGAAACGATCCTCCTccactgccgctgccgccaCTGCCACAGCACCCGCAACGGCCGGAGTGCCCGGAGTCAGTCTGTCCGGCTTGCCACCCATGGCCGGGGCCAGTGGATAA
- the mRpL49 gene encoding large ribosomal subunit protein mL49 yields MAASGKALVGSGLCQKLTQFTRNLYSQPALLSSFRSSRQVQELEKYPEVEVVANPPEWRFVERLLPSETVPQPVAQKDYPSGWRPQTEDGSKAGYFVARTKNHMVPVYLHTRFRGQRRITVVRRVQGDIWALEKDLRSVVEKSRSGKLCATRVNELSGQIHIHGDHVDLLRDYLKERGF; encoded by the exons ATGGCAGCCAGTGGAAAAGCGTTGGTGGGCTCGGGGCTCTGCCAAAAACTCACCCAA TTCACGAGGAACCTGTACTCGCAGCCGGCACTCCTGTCCAGTTTCCGCTCCTCCCGCCAGGTTCAGGAGCTGGAAAAGTATCCCGAGGTGGAGGTAGTGGCCAATCCGCCCGAGTGGCGTTTCGTAGAACGCCTACTACCGTCAGAGACGGTGCCACAGCCGGTGGCCCAGAAGGATTACCCCTCTGGCTGGCGACCGCAAACGGAGGACGGCTCCAAGGCGGGCTATTTCGTGGCCAGGACCAAGAACCACATGGTACCGGTCTATCTGCACACCCGGTTTCGCGGCCAGCGCAGAATTACAGTGGTGCGCCGCGTCCAAGGCGATATCTGGGCCCTGGAGAAGGATCTGCGATCGGTGGTGGAGAAGTCGCGGAGTGGAAAACTGTGTGCCACGCGGGTCAACGAACTAAGTGGCCAGATCCACATTCACGGCGACCATGTGGACCTCCTCAGGGACTACCTCAAGGAGAGGGGCTTCTGA
- the LOC108124147 gene encoding uncharacterized protein — MCWGAMARKDDPVFNVRFVQLVETEPCLWNYNHPGYSKKEEVQEAWQQVANESKDTVRNCRERWRTIRSSFLRSLKLAGTQTGRGKRKYYLSKYLQFLIPFTKSRACRLQQNANAGASTAGMVLRKPGSVLMPGHEPPGAEIEDAEEEQTKESVKEEEMPLDVQVSEMEDKDLPPPPTDRAARATLATSCLPVNLQAIKVEQPQPQSQSSSQNTGQGNHKSLVPVPATTLVRRNGLEFAGLPPWFKLANKRFVRRPGLGYNCGRDTGPPSGVESGTGPSLSLPPPDADYSFLISLHPYLKEMNGKQNRRFRQKVVGLIDKVLDNTDT, encoded by the exons ATGTGCTGGGGCGCAATGGCGCGCAAGGACGATCCCGTTTTCAATGTCCGCTTCGTGCAACTCGTGGAGACCGAGCCGTGCCTGTGGAATTACAACCATCCAGGATATAGCAAAAAGGAGGAGGTGCAGGAGGCGTGGCAGCAGGTGGCTAACGAGAGCAAGGACACAG TTCGAAACTGCCGCGAACGTTGGCGCACGATCAGAAGCAGCTTCCTGCGTTCGCTGAAGCTAGCAGGCACACAAACGGGTCGCGGCAAGCGGAAGTACTACCTGTCAAAGTACTTGCAGTTTCTTATTCCGTTCACCAAGTCCAGGGCCTGTCGCTTGCAACAAAACGCCAACGCTGGCGCCAGCACAGCCGGCATGGTGCTTCGCAAGCCGGGCAGCGTCTTGATGCCGGGACATGAGCCACCGGGAGCGGAAATCGAGGATGCCGAGGAGGAGCAGACCAAAGAGAGCGTGAAGGAGGAGGAAATGCCGCTGGATGTGCAGGTGTCCGAGATGGAGGATAAGGAcctgccaccaccaccaaccgATCGCGCAGCACGAGCCACTCTAGCCACCTCCTGTCTCCCCGTCAACCTGCAGGCCATCAAGGTGGAGCAGCCGCAGCCCCAATCCCAGTCGTCCAGCCAGAATACCGGCCAGGGCAATCATAAGTCGCTCGTACCCGTTCCGGCCACCACCCTGGTGCGTCGCAATGGCTTGGAATTTGCGGGTCTGCCGCCTTGGTTCAAGCTCGCCAACAAAAGATTCGTCAGGCGGCCGGGATTAGGATACAATTGTGGGCGAGACACTGGACCTCCATCAGGAGTAGAATCGGGGACAGGACCGTCCCTGTCTTTGCCTCCGCCGGATGCCGACTACTCCTTCCTGATCAGCCTTCATCCGTATCTCAAGGAGATGAACGGCAAGCAGAACCGTCGATTTCGCCAGAAAGTTGTTGGACTAATCGATAAGGTCCTGGACAATACAGATACTTGA
- the Flad1 gene encoding uncharacterized protein Flad1 isoform X1, with translation MRVFRTLVTSLSRRAPPAPIHRASIMPAVAATTTTTTTSIAAQIADSPIKIAHKCLHRPERSMSSASDVNGSGHCPVVPIVSDPDRRRIQVLQDTAFSFFTETLQRYGVEELIFCFNGGKDCTVLLDLLMSYLRQECISSQEIPMLYIKSGDSFPEIDDFVASCIRSYRVRLVEYDGSLKEALTHMQEDMPRIKAVFVGSRNTDPYCQNLAPMQPTDSDWPPMMRVNPLLEWTYHDVWHYIHINAVPYCSLYDQGYTSIGNRSNTVPNPHLRRPADSCGCPAGGSVTASPPSSTGDYRPAWELADPKLERAGRLPRNSSLAH, from the exons ATGCGCGTATTTCGCACG CTGGTGACGTCGCTTTCCAGGAGAGCGCCCCCAGCCCCGATCCACAGAGCCAGCATCATGCCCGCAGTCGCtgcaaccacaacaacaaccaccacatCGATTGCAGCCCAGATCGCCGATAGCCCCATCAAGATCGCCCACAAGTGCCTCCATCGGCCGGAGCGCAGCATGTCCTCGGCCTCGGACGTAAATGGCTCAGGGCACTGTCCCGTAGTGCCCATCGTCTCGGATCCGGATCGACGCCGCATCCAGGTCCTACAGGACACTGCCTTTAGCTTCTTTACGGAAACCCTGCAACGGTATGGCGTCGAGGAGCTCATTTTCTGCTTCAACGGCGGCAAGGACTGCACGGTCCTGCTGGATCTGCTTATGAGCTACCTGCGCCAGGAGTGCATCTCCAGCCAGGAGATACCGATGCTGTACATCAAGTCGGGGGACTCCTTTCCGGAGATCGATGACTTTGTGGCCAGCTGCATTCGCAGCTATCGGGTGCGCCTGGTCGAGTACGACGGATCGCTGAAGGAGGCGCTCACCCACATGCAGGAGGACATGCCCAGGATCAAGGCGGTGTTTGTGGGCAGCCGGAACACGGATCCCTATTGCCAGAACCTGGCCCCCATGCAG CCCACGGATAGCGACTGGCCGCCGATGATGCGAGTGAATCCTCTCCTGGAATGGACCTACCACGACGTCTGGCACTACATCCACATCAACGCGGTGCCCTACTGCAGTCTGTACGATCAGGGCTACACCTCCATTGGCAATCGTTCCAACACAGTCCCCAATCCGCATCTCAGGCGGCCGGCGGACTCCTGTGGCTGTCCAGCTGGCGGTTCCGTCACCGCCAGCCCGCCCAGCTCCACCGGAGACTATCGGCCAGCCTGGGAGCTGGCGGACCCCAAGCTGGAGCGGGCCGGACGCCTGCCCAGGAATAGCTCATTAGCTCATTAG
- the Flad1 gene encoding uncharacterized protein Flad1 isoform X2 has protein sequence MPAVAATTTTTTTSIAAQIADSPIKIAHKCLHRPERSMSSASDVNGSGHCPVVPIVSDPDRRRIQVLQDTAFSFFTETLQRYGVEELIFCFNGGKDCTVLLDLLMSYLRQECISSQEIPMLYIKSGDSFPEIDDFVASCIRSYRVRLVEYDGSLKEALTHMQEDMPRIKAVFVGSRNTDPYCQNLAPMQPTDSDWPPMMRVNPLLEWTYHDVWHYIHINAVPYCSLYDQGYTSIGNRSNTVPNPHLRRPADSCGCPAGGSVTASPPSSTGDYRPAWELADPKLERAGRLPRNSSLAH, from the exons ATGCCCGCAGTCGCtgcaaccacaacaacaaccaccacatCGATTGCAGCCCAGATCGCCGATAGCCCCATCAAGATCGCCCACAAGTGCCTCCATCGGCCGGAGCGCAGCATGTCCTCGGCCTCGGACGTAAATGGCTCAGGGCACTGTCCCGTAGTGCCCATCGTCTCGGATCCGGATCGACGCCGCATCCAGGTCCTACAGGACACTGCCTTTAGCTTCTTTACGGAAACCCTGCAACGGTATGGCGTCGAGGAGCTCATTTTCTGCTTCAACGGCGGCAAGGACTGCACGGTCCTGCTGGATCTGCTTATGAGCTACCTGCGCCAGGAGTGCATCTCCAGCCAGGAGATACCGATGCTGTACATCAAGTCGGGGGACTCCTTTCCGGAGATCGATGACTTTGTGGCCAGCTGCATTCGCAGCTATCGGGTGCGCCTGGTCGAGTACGACGGATCGCTGAAGGAGGCGCTCACCCACATGCAGGAGGACATGCCCAGGATCAAGGCGGTGTTTGTGGGCAGCCGGAACACGGATCCCTATTGCCAGAACCTGGCCCCCATGCAG CCCACGGATAGCGACTGGCCGCCGATGATGCGAGTGAATCCTCTCCTGGAATGGACCTACCACGACGTCTGGCACTACATCCACATCAACGCGGTGCCCTACTGCAGTCTGTACGATCAGGGCTACACCTCCATTGGCAATCGTTCCAACACAGTCCCCAATCCGCATCTCAGGCGGCCGGCGGACTCCTGTGGCTGTCCAGCTGGCGGTTCCGTCACCGCCAGCCCGCCCAGCTCCACCGGAGACTATCGGCCAGCCTGGGAGCTGGCGGACCCCAAGCTGGAGCGGGCCGGACGCCTGCCCAGGAATAGCTCATTAGCTCATTAG